The following are encoded in a window of Rubellicoccus peritrichatus genomic DNA:
- a CDS encoding Gfo/Idh/MocA family oxidoreductase: protein MKKLTRRDFIIASSAAAISPFAIGKSGPSANSQLNLALVGVGGVAKWTNPWAWKHNVIAMCDVDQERAAPAYAEVPNAEKFRDFRVMFDKLGKQIDGVVINTPDHTHFPASIAAMERGIHVFVQKPATHDIWQSRTLLKAARHYDVVTQMGNQGHATEGIRLAKEWYDAGVIGEVREVIAWTNRPSSAIYNSNIIHTTEKEIIPDTLDWDLWLGPTDFRYYSKWYAPGHWRWRFDFGSGALGDIGCHTLDTAIWALGLGMPSKIDVGFHDEGDQPNSLVTYHFPARGQQSPVKVKWYEGLSRPPVDYLPEPKPGAESEGGLIMVGSKQTFYHFDMRPNSVKLLMPKEEWREFRQTLPKRTIPRIKGSIQDDWARGITDGTTPCSNFEVSTKLNEMILLGVLAQRAGHSIAWDEANMNVPGHSELNSIIKQPVREGWSYGEDLWS from the coding sequence ATGAAAAAGCTAACCCGGCGTGATTTTATTATAGCGAGCAGCGCGGCCGCCATCAGTCCGTTTGCGATTGGCAAGTCTGGGCCGTCTGCAAACAGTCAATTGAATCTGGCCTTGGTTGGCGTCGGTGGTGTGGCCAAATGGACCAACCCGTGGGCGTGGAAACACAACGTGATTGCCATGTGCGATGTGGATCAGGAACGCGCCGCCCCTGCTTATGCTGAAGTCCCTAATGCGGAAAAGTTTCGTGATTTCCGGGTCATGTTTGATAAGCTCGGTAAGCAGATTGACGGTGTGGTGATTAACACGCCGGACCACACTCACTTCCCGGCTAGTATCGCGGCGATGGAGCGCGGAATTCATGTGTTCGTTCAAAAGCCCGCAACCCATGATATCTGGCAGAGCCGTACACTGCTCAAGGCGGCACGCCACTATGATGTTGTAACTCAAATGGGAAATCAGGGTCACGCTACTGAAGGCATTCGCCTTGCCAAAGAGTGGTATGATGCTGGCGTCATTGGAGAAGTCCGCGAAGTGATTGCTTGGACGAATCGACCTTCATCAGCGATCTATAACTCAAACATTATCCATACGACAGAAAAGGAAATAATCCCAGATACGCTGGATTGGGATCTTTGGTTGGGACCAACCGATTTTCGCTACTATTCGAAATGGTATGCTCCGGGGCATTGGCGGTGGCGTTTCGATTTCGGTTCCGGTGCCTTGGGTGACATTGGCTGCCACACTCTGGACACCGCTATCTGGGCTCTGGGGCTGGGCATGCCAAGCAAAATAGATGTTGGTTTCCACGATGAAGGAGATCAGCCCAACTCGCTGGTCACTTACCATTTTCCTGCCCGTGGCCAACAATCGCCAGTCAAAGTCAAATGGTATGAAGGACTGTCCAGGCCGCCGGTTGATTATCTGCCTGAGCCAAAACCGGGGGCTGAGAGTGAAGGTGGCCTTATCATGGTGGGCTCCAAGCAGACCTTCTATCATTTTGATATGCGGCCAAACAGTGTTAAGCTGTTGATGCCAAAAGAAGAATGGCGGGAGTTTCGCCAGACGCTACCCAAACGTACGATCCCTCGTATCAAAGGGTCTATTCAGGATGACTGGGCGCGCGGAATTACCGACGGAACAACTCCGTGCTCGAATTTCGAAGTTTCAACCAAGCTGAACGAAATGATTCTTCTTGGTGTGCTTGCACAGCGAGCTGGACATAGCATCGCCTGGGACGAAGCCAACATGAACGTGCCTGGTCACTCGGAACTTAATTCGATCATTAAGCAGCCCGTCCGCGAAGGCTGGAGCTACGGGGAAGACCTCTGGAGCTAA
- a CDS encoding helix-turn-helix transcriptional regulator, whose translation MKDLLPLCLKTMEAAFEGSRLPEIWIPSPGIPFKHSPGALFHAFPEIFFQLSATNQFECPGHSHGLKAGEICIMPAGVPHRETGHGHPFSAFVIVHDARRFVLLEMRCAEGQKPWVIPVGTYPVANGRQLADLLSETANSFLRESLVAEHLFRSYLGLVIETIYASDGADDSGISPIVSKCMSLLFAEMTSEDLTLGGIAQRLNCNADSLSARFSREVGQTAMEYLANLRIERARGLLEEGVMTISEIAWSCGYRDPNYFSRLFKKRIGITPSQFRNQSAAKLA comes from the coding sequence ATGAAAGATTTATTGCCATTGTGCTTGAAGACGATGGAGGCGGCATTTGAGGGAAGCCGTTTACCTGAAATCTGGATTCCCTCACCAGGTATACCTTTTAAGCACAGCCCGGGAGCACTGTTTCATGCCTTTCCGGAAATCTTCTTTCAACTGTCAGCCACCAATCAGTTTGAATGTCCCGGGCATTCCCATGGACTGAAAGCAGGAGAAATCTGCATCATGCCAGCGGGAGTTCCTCATAGAGAAACGGGTCATGGGCATCCGTTTTCCGCCTTCGTGATTGTTCATGACGCGCGACGATTTGTGCTGCTTGAAATGCGTTGCGCCGAAGGCCAAAAACCATGGGTAATTCCGGTGGGCACTTATCCGGTTGCGAATGGCAGACAGCTTGCCGATCTACTGAGTGAAACCGCCAACAGCTTTTTGCGAGAAAGCCTTGTCGCGGAACACTTGTTCCGCTCCTACCTGGGCCTTGTTATAGAAACGATCTATGCCTCAGACGGAGCCGATGATTCCGGAATTTCACCAATTGTATCAAAATGCATGAGCCTTTTGTTTGCGGAAATGACCTCCGAAGACTTGACCCTTGGGGGCATCGCTCAGCGATTGAATTGCAATGCCGACAGTTTGTCAGCGCGTTTTTCTCGAGAGGTGGGTCAGACGGCGATGGAGTATCTCGCCAATCTTCGTATCGAGCGCGCCCGCGGCCTTCTCGAAGAAGGCGTCATGACCATTTCAGAAATCGCCTGGTCTTGTGGTTATCGTGATCCCAACTATTTCTCCCGCCTGTTCAAAAAGCGAATCGGTATCACACCAAGTCAGTTTAGAAATCAGTCGGCTGCGAAGTTAGCTTAA
- a CDS encoding sulfatase-like hydrolase/transferase, translated as MSNKPTRKPNVIVFFTDQQRWDTVGLHGNPLNLTPNFDRLASRGTFAANSITCQPVCGPARSCLQTGQYATTTGVVHNGLPLKEDAVTLAKCFNEAGYDTGYIGKWHLAGDGYRDDPVPEEKRGGYKSWLGADVLEMSSRPYDTVLWNTEGEKVKLPGYRVDAMTDAAIRYVDEHQDNPFFLFISYLEPHHQNNADSYPAPDGHTLPYVDKYTPPDLQALGGTSAQHLPGYYGMIKRLDDALGRLQDSLKSLGLEDDTIVMFTSDHGCHFKTRNAEYKRSIHDASVHVPTAFWGGPFNSGGRIEEMVSLVDLPPSLLDGAGLDVPQTMEGRSILPLTRGQREDWPQEAFIQTSEVQIGRSIRTQRWKYGIETKSRDDWNDDCGTAKCYYETHLYNLEVDPYELNNLIESEGHLPVINEMRNRLIKRMKAIGESEPNIIKAKYNQQGQLHPDAGEEML; from the coding sequence ATGAGCAACAAGCCTACCCGCAAACCAAACGTCATTGTATTTTTCACCGACCAGCAGCGCTGGGATACCGTGGGCCTGCATGGTAATCCTCTCAACCTGACACCCAACTTTGACCGATTGGCGTCGCGTGGCACCTTTGCGGCAAACTCAATCACCTGTCAGCCGGTTTGTGGTCCGGCAAGGTCTTGCCTGCAAACCGGGCAATATGCAACCACGACGGGTGTCGTCCATAATGGTCTCCCTTTGAAAGAAGATGCAGTCACGCTGGCGAAGTGTTTCAACGAGGCTGGTTACGACACGGGCTACATTGGTAAATGGCACCTTGCCGGCGATGGCTATCGCGATGATCCCGTGCCGGAAGAAAAACGCGGCGGTTACAAGAGCTGGCTAGGAGCAGACGTTCTTGAAATGTCCTCACGACCGTACGACACCGTGCTCTGGAATACAGAAGGCGAAAAAGTAAAACTCCCGGGCTATCGTGTGGACGCAATGACCGATGCTGCGATTCGCTACGTCGATGAGCATCAGGACAATCCATTCTTTCTTTTCATCTCCTATTTAGAGCCTCACCACCAAAACAATGCCGACAGCTATCCGGCCCCGGATGGTCACACCCTGCCCTACGTTGACAAATACACTCCGCCCGATCTTCAGGCACTTGGCGGCACATCGGCACAGCACCTCCCAGGTTATTACGGAATGATCAAACGGCTGGATGATGCCTTGGGCCGCCTGCAGGATTCTCTCAAGAGCCTTGGCCTGGAAGACGATACGATCGTGATGTTCACCTCCGATCATGGTTGTCATTTTAAAACGCGAAATGCGGAATACAAACGGAGCATCCATGATGCCTCTGTTCATGTGCCGACCGCATTCTGGGGCGGACCGTTCAACAGCGGCGGACGCATTGAGGAAATGGTCAGTCTGGTTGATTTGCCACCAAGCTTACTCGATGGTGCAGGCCTTGATGTTCCGCAAACAATGGAGGGCCGTTCCATCCTGCCACTGACTCGCGGCCAACGCGAAGACTGGCCGCAAGAGGCATTCATCCAAACGAGCGAGGTGCAAATCGGGCGCAGCATTCGAACCCAACGCTGGAAGTATGGCATTGAAACCAAATCACGTGATGATTGGAACGACGACTGCGGAACCGCGAAGTGCTATTACGAGACTCACCTTTATAATCTGGAAGTCGATCCCTACGAGTTGAATAACCTGATCGAGAGCGAAGGCCACCTGCCAGTCATCAATGAGATGCGAAACCGCCTGATAAAAAGAATGAAAGCAATCGGCGAATCAGAACCCAATATTATCAAAGCAAAGTACAATCAACAAGGCCAACTGCATCCGGATGCAGGAGAAGAAATGCTCTAG
- a CDS encoding DegT/DnrJ/EryC1/StrS aminotransferase family protein, with protein MSDEPFLPFAKPSISPEAIAEVVACLESGWITTGPRTKKFESMLAEYLGSSVAQCCSSATAGLHMVLLGLDLKPGDEVITSSMTFVATLNTIVLAGGKPVLVDVDPATYNLDLAAVEAAVTERTRAIIPVHFAGLSVDLDRLYGFALKKELRVIEDAAHAIGSEYKGRKIGSFGDTQVFSFHPNKNMTTGEGGCITTRDEALRRRVEQLRFHGIDREAWARFGKQGSPHYDIATAGFKYNMMDMQAALGLHQLPALDGFIARRTEFAKRYFELLDDVDALILPNPQSVPYDALHAWHLFAPVLDAEKAGMDRDTLIAKLKEHNIGTGIHYRAPHLSDYYENEWGFRRGMFPQAERISDGILSLPLFPTMTEGEQDRVVAAIRAVLG; from the coding sequence ATGAGCGACGAACCGTTTCTTCCATTTGCCAAACCATCCATCTCGCCTGAGGCCATTGCTGAGGTTGTTGCCTGTCTCGAAAGTGGCTGGATTACAACAGGTCCGCGCACAAAAAAGTTCGAGTCGATGCTGGCGGAATACCTTGGTTCATCAGTGGCTCAATGCTGTTCTTCGGCCACTGCTGGGTTGCACATGGTTTTACTGGGGCTTGATCTAAAGCCGGGCGATGAAGTCATCACTTCGTCGATGACCTTTGTGGCTACGCTCAACACAATCGTTCTGGCTGGTGGTAAGCCAGTTCTCGTTGATGTTGATCCGGCGACATACAATCTCGACCTCGCTGCTGTTGAGGCTGCCGTTACCGAACGCACGCGTGCGATCATTCCCGTACACTTCGCTGGTTTGTCAGTCGATCTGGACCGGCTTTACGGTTTTGCTCTGAAGAAAGAATTACGTGTGATAGAAGACGCAGCCCATGCGATTGGTTCGGAATATAAGGGACGCAAGATCGGAAGCTTTGGAGATACGCAGGTATTCAGCTTTCACCCGAACAAAAACATGACGACAGGTGAGGGTGGTTGCATCACGACACGTGATGAGGCCTTGCGGAGGCGCGTCGAGCAGCTTCGCTTCCACGGGATTGATCGTGAAGCCTGGGCACGGTTTGGCAAGCAGGGGTCACCCCACTATGATATCGCCACTGCTGGTTTTAAATACAATATGATGGATATGCAGGCGGCACTCGGTCTTCACCAATTGCCTGCATTGGATGGATTTATTGCGCGGCGGACTGAGTTTGCCAAACGCTATTTCGAGCTGCTCGATGACGTCGATGCACTCATTCTTCCAAACCCACAAAGTGTCCCCTACGATGCACTTCATGCCTGGCATTTGTTTGCACCTGTCCTGGATGCGGAGAAGGCAGGCATGGATCGCGATACCCTTATCGCAAAGCTCAAAGAACATAATATCGGCACAGGCATTCACTACCGTGCACCACACCTTAGTGATTACTATGAAAACGAATGGGGCTTCCGTCGTGGAATGTTCCCACAGGCAGAGCGTATTTCCGACGGTATCCTGAGCCTGCCGCTCTTCCCAACCATGACGGAAGGCGAACAAGACCGCGTCGTTGCGGCAATACGAGCAGTGCTAGGCTAG